CCGCGCATCCCATGACGGCGATGTTGATGGGATGGCGCAGGTGCGCGGTGCGTTTCTCCACCTCTTCGGCAATCTTGAACAGGTCGATACGGTTGCGTGCGCAGGTGGGACACGCGATGATGCGCGGCGTGTTGGACTGGATGTGCAGCGCCTGCAGGATCTTCTGCGCCACGCGCACCTCGTCCACCACGTCCGCAGCCAGGGAGACGCGCATGGTATCTCCGATGCCCTCGTGCAACAGGATGCCCAGCCCCACCGAAGAGATCACCGCGCCGCTCAGGCCCGGGCCCGATTCGGTGATGCCGATGTGGCGCGGGTAGGTTGACTGGCTTGCGAACTTGCGGTACGCCGCCAGCGCCAGCGGAACGTGCGACGCCTTCAGCGACACGATTATGTCGTGGAAGTCGTGCTCCTCGAGTACCGCGATGTGACGGAAGGCGCTCTCCACCATGGCTTCGGGCGTGGGGAAGCCGTACTTCAGGAGCAGATCCTTCTCCAGCGATCCGCCGTTCACACCGATGCGGATGGGGAGCCTGTACTCCTTGGCC
This DNA window, taken from Candidatus Krumholzibacteriia bacterium, encodes the following:
- the ispG gene encoding flavodoxin-dependent (E)-4-hydroxy-3-methylbut-2-enyl-diphosphate synthase; its protein translation is MSHTPYQPTRQVMVGSVAVGGGAPISIQSMATTPTTDVKRTVDEIKRMEEAGVDIARVSVPDMDSVRATEQIVRQINVPLVADIHFNYRMAVEVAGTGIAKLRINPGNIGSKDRVEAVVRKAKEYRLPIRIGVNGGSLEKDLLLKYGFPTPEAMVESAFRHIAVLEEHDFHDIIVSLKASHVPLALAAYRKFASQSTYPRHIGITESGPGLSGAVISSVGLGILLHEGIGDTMRVSLAADVVDEVRVAQKILQALHIQSNTPRIIACPTCARNRIDLFKIAEEVEKRTAHLRHPINIAVMGCA